A single window of Gossypium arboreum isolate Shixiya-1 chromosome 13, ASM2569848v2, whole genome shotgun sequence DNA harbors:
- the LOC108463897 gene encoding pentatricopeptide repeat-containing protein At1g61870, mitochondrial-like: MASIIKNSKLAIPKAFFSTQAVKQNPPFPSFKAAKSAIITEKNPEKLAEIFQQCSHLPTFLRHRPIYHLSIRKLARANRLDLVDRLLETQKLHSQHTPALKSEGFWIRLIMLYSNAGMVPQALQTLDDLSRNRYCNISEKSLCAILTVYLNNGMFEQIHDCFKTLPKKLGVKPKVVSHNLVLKAFVKENKIESAREWVEKMDVNPNIDTYNILLGAYLKNGDQNGFDGVMKEVINKGIEGNLTTYNHRISRLCKSKECARAKKLLDEMVSKGLKPNSASYNTIIDGFCRIGDLESAKKVLDKMLSDGYVLPCSFAYYSLIRSMVNEGELDMALEMSKEIIKRKWVPPFEAMEGLVKGLVERSRSEEAKQVVEKMKKRLKGDALESWGKIEAALPL, from the coding sequence ATGGCTTCCATCATCAAGAACTCAAAGCTAGCAATCCCCAAAGCATTCTTCTCCACTCAGGCTGTAAAACAGAACCCTCCATTTCCATCTTTCAAAGCCGCGAAATCGGCCATAATAACCGAGAAGAACCCTGAAAAGCTAGCGGAAATCTTCCAACAATGTTCCCATTTGCCCACTTTCCTCCGCCACCGTCCCATCTACCACCTCTCCATCCGCAAGCTAGCCCGTGCCAACCGCCTCGACCTCGTCGACCGGCTCCTCGAGACCCAAAAGCTCCATTCTCAACACACCCCTGCGCTCAAATCCGAAGGTTTTTGGATTCGTCTCATTATGCTTTACTCAAACGCTGGGATGGTTCCACAAGCACTCCAAACGCTCGACGATTTGTCTAGAAACAGGTATTGTAATATATCTGAAAAATCCCTTTGTGCTATTCTCACAGTTTATCTAAACAATGGTATGTTTGAGCAAATTCACGATTGCTTCAAGACTCTTCCCAAAAAGCTTGGCGTTAAGCCAAAGGTAGTATCGCATAACTTGGTATTAAAAGCATTTGTAAAAGAAAATAAGATCGAATCTGCACGTGAATGGGTTGAGAAAATGGATGTCAATCCAAATATTGATACTTATAACATATTGCTAGGGGCTTACTTGAAGAATGGGGACCAAAATGGATTTGATGGGGTTATGAAAGAGGTTATAAATAAAGGGATTGAAGGCAATTTGACTACTTATAATCATAGGATTTCAAGGTTGTGCAAGAGTAAAGAATGTGCTAGGGCTAAGAAGTTGTTAGATGAGATGGTTTCAAAAGGGTTGAAACCAAATTCAGCTAGCTATAATACTATTATTGATGGGTTTTGTAGGATAGGGGATTTAGAATCGGCTAAGAAGGTTTTGGATAAGATGCTGAGTGATGGGTATGTTTTGCCTTGTTCGTTTGCTTATTATAGCTTGATTAGGAGTATGGTGAATGAAGGAGAGTTGGATATGGCTTTGGAAATGAGCAAGGAAATCATAAAGAGGAAATGGGTTCCACCGTTTGAGGCGATGGAAGGTCTGGTTAAAGGGTTGGTAGAAAGGTCGAGATCAGAGGAAGCTAAGCAAGTTGTTGAGAAGATGAAAAAGAGGCTTAAAGGTGATGCCTTAGAATCATGGGGCAAAATTGAAGCTGCTCTTCCTCTATAA
- the LOC108461227 gene encoding uncharacterized protein LOC108461227, which translates to MASLSHPLKPHFLSTPKHKLQPKKLPTKVRMSFEESGPSVAVVGVTGAVGQEFLSVLSDRDFPYRSLKLLASKRSAGKSISFQDRTFTVQELTSDSFNDVDIALFSAGGSISKEFGPIAVEKGAIVVDNSSAFRMVDGVPLVIPEVNPEAMGGIKVGMKKGALIANPNCSTIICLMAATPLHRRAKVTRMVVSTYQAASGAGAAAMHELELQTREVLEGKPLTCNIFKQQYAFNLFSHNAPVLENGYNEEEMKMVKETRKIWNDADVKVTATCIRVPVMRAHAESVNLQFEKPLDEDTAREILKNAPGVIVIDDRISNHFPTPLEVSNKDDVAVGRIRQDLSQEGNQGLDIFVCGDQVRKGAALNAVQIAELLL; encoded by the exons ATGGCCTCCCTCAGCCACCCTCTCAAACCCCATTTTCTTTCCACCCCAAAACACAAACTCCAACCAAAGAAGCTCCCCACCAAGGTCCGCATGTCTTTCGAGGAATCGGGCCCATCCGTTGCCGTCGTTGGTGTCACTGGCGCCGTAGGCCAAGAATTCCTCTCCGTCCTCTCCGACCGTGACTTTCCTTACCGTTCCCTCAAGCTCCTTGCCTCCAAACGCTCCGCTGGCAAGTCCATTTCCTTCCAGGACCGTACCTTCACTGTCCAAGAACTAACTTCCGATAGCTTTAATGACGTCGACATCGCGCTTTTCAGTGCTGGTGGGTCGATAAGCAAGGAGTTCGGTCCCATTGCGGTTGAGAAAGGTGCCATCGTGGTAGATAACAGCTCTGCGTTTCGCATGGTTGATGGGGTGCCTTTGGTTATTCCTGAAGTGAATCCAGAAGCAATGGGTGGGATTAAAGTTGGGATGAAAAAGGGTGCTTTGATAGCAAACCCGAATTGTTCTACAATTATTTGCTTAATGGCTGCTACCCCACTTCATCGCCGTGCCAAG GTGACTCGTATGGTGGTTAGTACATATCAGGCAGCTAGTGGTGCTGGTGCTGCTGCCATGCACGAGCTTGAGCTACAAACTCGTGAG GTCTTGGAAGGAAAACCGCTGACTTGTAATATCTTTAAGCAGCAA TATGCTTTTAATTTGTTCTCACATAATGCCCCTGTTCTCGAGAATGGATACAATGAAGAGGAGATGAAAATGGTAAAAGAGACAAGGAAAATCTGG AATGATGCTGATGTTAAAGTCACTGCTACATGCATACGAGTCCCTGTGATGCGTGCGCATGCTGAAAGTGTCAATCTTCAGTTCGAGAAGCCACTTGATGAG GACACGGCAAGAGAAATTTTGAAAAATGCTCCCGGGGTCATAGTTATTGATGATCGGATTTCTAATCACTTCCCTACGCCATTGGAGGTATCAAACAAAGATGATGTTGCAGTTGGCAGAATTCGCCAAGATTTGTCTCAAGAAGGAAACCAAGG GCTGGACATCTTTGTTTGTGGTGACCAAGTACGCAAGGGAGCTGCACTTAATGCTGTTCAGATTGCTGAGTTGCTGTTATGA